One Nicotiana tomentosiformis chromosome 4, ASM39032v3, whole genome shotgun sequence genomic window carries:
- the LOC104107790 gene encoding probable E3 ubiquitin-protein ligase ARI2 isoform X1 has product MSDSMYGSSDEEYYNGAYDDDESDNEYDRDPEPEYDSDVSCGKAPSCRVIRKESLLAAQKEDLQRVVDLLSLKEHHARTLLIHYQWDVDKVFAVFVERGKEKLYAEAGVSLEEKDDQHPASEPSTEITCEICFEDFPAEETTIMDCNHRFCNDCWTEYFIVKINDGKSRRITCMAQKCKAICDEGKIRDLVTAKDPNLAEKFDRFILESYIEDNKRVKWCPSVPHCGNAIRVEDDEYCEVECACGKQFCFNCLCELHSPCSCVMWDLWLKKCDDEAPTVTWMSEKTKHCPKCHKIVEKDGGCNLVQCICGQPFCWLCGEATGLEHSWSSIQGHTCGRYKESHLKSADTVEDYWRLTHYYRRYKAHIDSLKIEASESKQKILNKVRILEAKELQLKDFSWAMTGFDRLSLSRRAVACSYPFAYYYFGDLFANEITKEEREIKQNLFEDQQQQLETNIERLSMFLEEPFANYPEDKLMETRMKIITLSTVTDDLCTKLYECIDNDLLVPLQQATHTIARYRSKGVEKASELPN; this is encoded by the exons ATGTCGGACTCTATGTATGGCAGCAGTGACGAGGAATACTATAATGGAGCGTACGATGATGATGAAAGCGACAATGAATATGATCGTGACCCTGAACCTGAATATGATAGTGACGTGTCCTGTGGCAAAGCTCCTTCTTGCAGG GTAATAAGGAAAGAGTCCCTTTTAGCAGCACAG AAAGAAGATTTGCAAAGAGTGGTGGACTTGCTTTCTCTTAAGGAACATCATGCTCGGACATTGCTTATTCATTATCAATGGGATGTTGATAAGGTTTTTGCAGTGTTTGttgaaagaggaaaagaaaaattATACGCAGAAGCTGGCGTATCACTTGAAGAGAAAGATGATCAGCATCCTGCCTCCGAGCCCTCAACAGAAATAACATGTGAAATCTGCTTTGAAGATTTCCCTGCTGAGGAAACGACGATAATGGATTGCAATCATAGGTTTTGCAATGATT GTTGGACGGAGTATTTCATAGTAAAGATAAATGATGGGAAGAGTAGACGTATAACATGCATGGCTCAGAAGTGCAAAGCAATCTGTGATGAAGGAAAGATTAGGGATCTAGTCACTGCAAAGGATCCTAATTTGGCGGAGAAATTTGATCGTTTTATCCTAGAATCATATATTGAGGATAATAAGAGGGTTAAATGGTGCCCTAGTGTTCCTCATTGTGGAAATGCAATCCGCGTTGAGGATGACGAGTACTGTGAAGTTGAATGTGCATGTGGTAAACAATTCTGTTTTAATTGCTTGTGTGAACTGCACTCACCTTGTTCATGTGTGATGTGGGATCTTTGGCTTAAGAAGTGCGACGATGAAGCGCCAACCGTCACTTGGATGTCCGAGAAAACCAAGCATTGTCCAAAATGTCATAAAATTGTCGAAAAGGATGGAGGATGCAACCTTGTACAGTGTATATGTGGACAGCCATTTTG TTGGCTCTGTGGTGAAGCTACTGGACTTGAACACTCATGGTCAAGTATACAAGGGCACACTTGTGGCAGATACAAAGAAAGCCATTTGAAAAGTGCTGATACCGTAGAGGATTATTGGCGCCTTACTCACTATTATCGTCGATATAAGGCTCATATTGATTCATTGAAGATTGAAGCATCTGAATCTAAGCAAAAAATACTTAATAAAGTCCGTATCCTTGAAGCAAAGGAATTGCAATTAAAAGATTTCAGTTGGGCAATGACTGGATTTGATAGACTTTCCCTATCAAGGCGAGCTGTCGCATGTTCCTATCCATTTGCATACTACTATTTTGGTGATCTTTTCGCGAATGAAATCACAAAAGAGGAAAGGGAAATAAAGCAAAACCTTTTTGAGGATCAGCAGCAGCAACTTGAAACAAATATTGAAAGACTTTCAATGTTTTTAGAAGAGCCGTTTGCTAATTATCCTGAAGATAAGCTTATGGAAACAAGAATGAAAATCATTACTCTCTCCACAGTAACTGATGATCTCTGCACAAAGTT GTATGAGTGCATCGACAACGATTTGCTGGTTCCTCTACAGCAAGCAACTCATACGATAGCTCGTTATAGATCCAAGGGTGTGGAGAAAGCATCAGAACTTCCTAATTGA
- the LOC104107790 gene encoding probable E3 ubiquitin-protein ligase ARI2 isoform X2: MSDSMYGSSDEEYYNGAYDDDESDNEYDRDPEPEYDSDVSCGKAPSCRVIRKESLLAAQKEDLQRVVDLLSLKEHHARTLLIHYQWDVDKVFAVFVERGKEKLYAEAGVSLEEKDDQHPASEPSTEITCEICFEDFPAEETTIMDCNHRFCNDCWTEYFIVKINDGKSRRITCMAQKCKAICDEGKIRDLVTAKDPNLAEKFDRFILESYIEDNKRVKWCPSVPHCGNAIRVEDDEYCEVECACGKQFCFNCLCELHSPCSCVMWDLWLKKCDDEAPTVTWMSEKTKHCPKCHKIVEKDGGCNLVQCICGQPFCWLCGEATGLEHSWSSIQGHTCGRYKESHLKSADTVEDYWRLTHYYRRYKAHIDSLKIEASESKQKILNKVRILEAKELQLKDFSWAMTGFDRLSLSRRAVACSYPFAYYYFGDLFANEITKEEREIKQNLFEDQQQQLETNIERLSMFLEEPFANYPEDKLMETRMKIITLSTV; this comes from the exons ATGTCGGACTCTATGTATGGCAGCAGTGACGAGGAATACTATAATGGAGCGTACGATGATGATGAAAGCGACAATGAATATGATCGTGACCCTGAACCTGAATATGATAGTGACGTGTCCTGTGGCAAAGCTCCTTCTTGCAGG GTAATAAGGAAAGAGTCCCTTTTAGCAGCACAG AAAGAAGATTTGCAAAGAGTGGTGGACTTGCTTTCTCTTAAGGAACATCATGCTCGGACATTGCTTATTCATTATCAATGGGATGTTGATAAGGTTTTTGCAGTGTTTGttgaaagaggaaaagaaaaattATACGCAGAAGCTGGCGTATCACTTGAAGAGAAAGATGATCAGCATCCTGCCTCCGAGCCCTCAACAGAAATAACATGTGAAATCTGCTTTGAAGATTTCCCTGCTGAGGAAACGACGATAATGGATTGCAATCATAGGTTTTGCAATGATT GTTGGACGGAGTATTTCATAGTAAAGATAAATGATGGGAAGAGTAGACGTATAACATGCATGGCTCAGAAGTGCAAAGCAATCTGTGATGAAGGAAAGATTAGGGATCTAGTCACTGCAAAGGATCCTAATTTGGCGGAGAAATTTGATCGTTTTATCCTAGAATCATATATTGAGGATAATAAGAGGGTTAAATGGTGCCCTAGTGTTCCTCATTGTGGAAATGCAATCCGCGTTGAGGATGACGAGTACTGTGAAGTTGAATGTGCATGTGGTAAACAATTCTGTTTTAATTGCTTGTGTGAACTGCACTCACCTTGTTCATGTGTGATGTGGGATCTTTGGCTTAAGAAGTGCGACGATGAAGCGCCAACCGTCACTTGGATGTCCGAGAAAACCAAGCATTGTCCAAAATGTCATAAAATTGTCGAAAAGGATGGAGGATGCAACCTTGTACAGTGTATATGTGGACAGCCATTTTG TTGGCTCTGTGGTGAAGCTACTGGACTTGAACACTCATGGTCAAGTATACAAGGGCACACTTGTGGCAGATACAAAGAAAGCCATTTGAAAAGTGCTGATACCGTAGAGGATTATTGGCGCCTTACTCACTATTATCGTCGATATAAGGCTCATATTGATTCATTGAAGATTGAAGCATCTGAATCTAAGCAAAAAATACTTAATAAAGTCCGTATCCTTGAAGCAAAGGAATTGCAATTAAAAGATTTCAGTTGGGCAATGACTGGATTTGATAGACTTTCCCTATCAAGGCGAGCTGTCGCATGTTCCTATCCATTTGCATACTACTATTTTGGTGATCTTTTCGCGAATGAAATCACAAAAGAGGAAAGGGAAATAAAGCAAAACCTTTTTGAGGATCAGCAGCAGCAACTTGAAACAAATATTGAAAGACTTTCAATGTTTTTAGAAGAGCCGTTTGCTAATTATCCTGAAGATAAGCTTATGGAAACAAGAATGAAAATCATTACTCTCTCCACA GTATGA
- the LOC104107791 gene encoding small ribosomal subunit protein uS9c, whose translation MAISLASLTSSFASLSFSSQISQKPYAISFANSKPFPLSLTSKIPTLVVSASVAEAPAPPELETREELLKLVKSRLPGGFAAQPIFGTGRRKSASARVVLQEGSGKIIINYRDAKEYLQGNPLWIQYVKTPLATLGYEASYDIFVKVEGGGLSGQAQAISLGIARALLKISESHRKPLREEGLLTRDARVVERKKVGLKKARKRPQFSKR comes from the exons ATGGCGATTTCTCTCGCTTCTCTCACCTCATCCTTTGCTTCTCTCTCCTTCTCCTCACAAATTTCTCAAAAACCCTATGCCATATCTTTCGCAAATTCAAAGCCATTCCCTTTATCTCTCACTTCCAAAATTCCTACACTCGTAGTGTCAGCTTCCGTCGCCGAAGCACCGGCGCCGCCGGAATTGGAAACGCGAGAGGAACTTCTGAAGCTTGTGAAAAGTAGACTTCCCGGCGGTTTTGCTGCACAGCCTATTTTCGGAACTGGCAGACGTAAAAGCGCTAGTGCTCGTGTTGTCCTTCAGGAAGGTTCTGGAAAAATCATCATCAATTATCGTGATGCCAAG GAATATCTTCAAGGAAATCCGTTGTGGATTCAATATGTTAAAACTCCTCTGGCCACTTTAGGATATGAGGCTAGCTATGATATTTTTGTCAAGGTGGAAGGCGGTGGTCTTTCTGGGCAGGCTCAAGCAATCTCCCTTGGCATTGCTCGTGCACTCCTAAAGATCAGTGAGAGTCATAGAAAACCATTGAGGGAAGAGGGCCTGCTAACTAGAGATGCCAGAGTTGTGGAGCGGAAGAAAGTTGGTCTCAAGAAGGCTCGCAAGCGTCCACAATTCTCCAAGCGTTGA
- the LOC104107792 gene encoding F-box/FBD/LRR-repeat protein At1g13570-like, giving the protein MSVVKQRILPNHPCNAELEVDKISNLPAQIVDKILSHLSLRDAARTSVLSSKWRYKWVTLPNLVFDNQSLLISSQDQTFIKNKIVNIVDHVLLLHSGPIHKFKLSHRDLQGVCDIDRWILFLSRGSVKEFILEIWKGHRYKLHSSIYLCQKLIHLELFNCLLKPPLSFSGFRSLKSLDLQHITMEQDAFEHLVSSCYLLERLTLMNFEGFSDLKIHAPNLLFFDIGGVFEDINFMDTFNLAIVSIGLYVNPGFDRNLTLGSAGNLVKFFAHLPRIQRLEVQSFFLKYLADGKVPGRLPTPCNELSFLSIRINFNHCEECLAALCLLRSSPNLQELELLARTDEQIALRTVASVMEENYQNCMFNQLRHVKISGISGVKQELNFINFLLANSPILERMTVKPASVDGAWEMLKELLRFRRASVQAEIVYLDP; this is encoded by the exons ATGAGTGTTGTG AAGCAAAGGATACTACCGAACCACCCTTGCAATGCAGAACTGGAGGTGGACAAGATCAGCAACTTACCAGCACAGATTGTTGACAAGATTTTGTCTCATTTGTCACTTAGAGATGCTGCGAGGACAAGTGTCTTATCCAGTAAATGGAGATATAAATGGGTTACTCTTCCAAACCTTGTATTTGACAATCAATCTCTTTTGATCTCTTCCCAAGACCAAACCTTCATAAAAAATAAGATAGTAAACATTGTTGATCATGTTCTCTTACTTCATTCTGGTCCCATACACAAGTTCAAGCTTTCTCACCGGGATCTTCAAGGGGTGTGTGATATTGATAGATGGATTCTCTTTCTATCAAGAGGTTCTGTGAAggaatttattcttgaaatatggAAAGGACACCGCTACAAACTCCATTCTTCTATATATCTTTGTCAAAAGTTGATCCACTTGGAGTTGTTTAATTGTCTTCTAAAGCCTCCTCTCTCATTCAGTGGCTTTAGAAGCTTGAAAAGCCTCGATCTTCAGCACATCACCATGGAACAGGATGCATTCGAGCACCTTGTATCGAGCTGCTATTTACTTGAGCGGCTTACACTAATGAATTTTGAGGGTTTCTCTGATCTTAAAATCCATGCACCAAATCTCCTCTTCTTTGACATTGGAGGCGTCTTTGAAGACATCAATTTTATGGACACATTCAATCTTGCCATCGTTTCTATTGGGTTGTATGTTAATCCTGGATTTGACAGAAATCTTACTCTAGGCAGTGCTGGAAATTTGGTAAAGTTCTTTGCTCATTTGCCTCGTATTCAAAGGCTCGAAGTACAGAGCTTTTTCTTGAAG TATCTGGCTGATGGTAAGGTACCAGGAAGACTACCTACACCTTGTAACGAGCTTAGTTTTCTTTCGATACGCATAAATTTCAACCATTGCGAAGAGTGTCTGGCAGCACTTTGCCTTCTCAGAAGTTCCCCTAACCTACAAGAGCTCGAGCTGTTG GCACGTACAGACGAACAAATTGCTCTGAGAACAGTGGCCAGTGTTATGGAAGAGAATTATCAGAATTGTATGTTTAATCAACTGCGGCATGTTAAAATTTCTGGTATTTCTGGCGTAAAACAAGAGCTGAACTTCATCAATTTTCTGCTTGCAAATTCACCCATTCTTGAAAGGATGACAGTTAAGCCCGCGTCAGTTGATGGTGCATGGGAGATGTTAAAAGAGTTGCTTCGCTTCAGGAGAGCTTCAGTACAAGCTGAAATTGTGTACCTTGACCCTTAA